Proteins encoded together in one Pseudoalteromonas xiamenensis window:
- a CDS encoding serine hydrolase domain-containing protein, with the protein MKLKLKLLLPTLTTCFLSLALTACGSNGNKTPDPQIEPTTPFDYQALIENVVLGELPGVVLYIDSPQLHFYSAAGIADQEENTPMQIDARIPNGSAGKKLTALLAGMLAQEQRLDLDKPITEYLASDITDHIPNASIMTTRQMLQHTAGLFDYLNDSGGAFYDAVIADPDSIKTDEFALQFALDKPAHFSPSQGWRYSNTGYILSGLILDKVLGAHHSGAMRSMIIEPLGLASLSYGGIEQNLGSITSGYFKNEDGVLNTRPFYQNIGVADAPVVGNAKDMADLLKIIVEGALLSEPTHQFLMADDHFIPTGINGLQYSAGLFKEMINGKHVIHHGGSELGYATYNFYVVESKTTVAMLVNCNGYKACDDAHDALYQKVVNELTK; encoded by the coding sequence ATGAAACTAAAATTGAAACTCTTGCTACCGACACTAACGACCTGCTTTCTGTCACTGGCGCTCACTGCATGCGGCTCGAATGGTAACAAAACGCCTGATCCTCAAATTGAACCGACTACGCCTTTCGATTATCAAGCATTAATTGAGAATGTGGTACTCGGCGAATTACCCGGAGTCGTCCTATACATTGATTCACCACAACTGCATTTTTACAGTGCCGCAGGGATAGCCGATCAGGAAGAAAATACACCAATGCAAATAGATGCTCGTATTCCAAATGGTAGTGCAGGGAAAAAACTAACCGCTTTGTTAGCCGGAATGCTTGCACAGGAGCAGCGGCTCGATTTGGACAAACCGATAACGGAGTATCTTGCGTCGGACATCACCGATCACATTCCTAATGCATCTATCATGACAACAAGACAAATGCTGCAACACACTGCTGGGCTATTCGATTATTTAAATGATTCGGGTGGCGCATTTTATGACGCGGTAATTGCGGATCCTGACAGCATTAAAACGGATGAATTCGCACTGCAATTTGCATTGGACAAACCAGCGCATTTTTCGCCTAGTCAAGGCTGGCGATACTCAAATACAGGTTATATTTTGAGTGGTCTTATTTTAGATAAGGTACTTGGCGCACATCATTCAGGCGCAATGCGTTCGATGATCATCGAGCCATTAGGGCTGGCGAGTTTGAGCTATGGTGGCATAGAACAAAACCTAGGCTCCATTACTTCCGGCTACTTTAAAAATGAAGATGGCGTGCTGAACACTCGGCCGTTTTATCAAAACATTGGTGTGGCGGATGCCCCTGTAGTCGGCAACGCAAAAGACATGGCTGATTTACTTAAAATAATTGTTGAGGGAGCGCTCTTGAGTGAGCCAACACATCAATTCTTGATGGCCGATGATCACTTTATCCCAACAGGGATCAACGGATTGCAATACAGTGCTGGACTTTTTAAAGAGATGATTAACGGTAAGCATGTTATACACCATGGTGGTTCTGAATTGGGTTATGCGACCTATAACTTTTACGTTGTCGAAAGCAAAACGACGGTTGCGATGCTAGTGAATTGCAACGGTTACAAAGCCTGTGATGATGCGCATGATGCGTTATACCAAAAGGTGGTCAATGAATTGACGAAGTAA
- a CDS encoding RNA polymerase sigma factor: MGSDFYQQSILPYAGIIIKICRAYTHNHADFEDYYQEVCLQIWRSRANFNKQAKWSTWVYKVALNVCLTHLKQHKRGERRFASDALSELEFDEVKAFDSDEINQLYNAIKHLSEIDRAVILLYLEEKSYAEIAEIIGASSNSIGVRVSRIKERINKIIHQMG, encoded by the coding sequence ATGGGAAGCGACTTTTATCAGCAATCAATTTTGCCGTATGCAGGGATCATCATCAAAATATGCAGAGCTTATACTCATAATCATGCGGATTTTGAAGATTATTACCAAGAAGTCTGTTTACAGATCTGGCGAAGCCGAGCGAACTTCAATAAACAAGCGAAATGGTCTACGTGGGTTTATAAAGTTGCACTCAATGTGTGTCTGACTCATTTAAAACAGCATAAGCGTGGAGAGAGGCGATTTGCATCAGATGCATTGTCTGAACTCGAATTCGATGAGGTAAAAGCATTTGACTCAGATGAAATTAATCAACTTTACAACGCGATAAAGCATCTATCCGAAATTGATAGAGCAGTGATACTGCTTTATTTGGAAGAGAAATCCTATGCCGAAATTGCGGAGATAATTGGCGCTAGCAGTAATAGCATTGGTGTTCGAGTTTCGCGAATTAAAGAGCGTATTAACAAAATTATTCATCAGATGGGGTGA
- a CDS encoding response regulator transcription factor, which yields MTSIVLVEDDQELACWIAEYLRAKQYHVTVYHDGKQAYEALHRHIPDLVILDGMLPSMDGLDICKLIRLHSQVPIIMLTARDEEIDEILGLEMGADDYLTKPVRGRLLETRIKSLLRRTGPSHPERLEQDVYTLGELTICKSARTAELGGTHLKLSTNEFDVLWILAQHAGNVVSRESLSQQLRGFEYDGFDRTIDLRISRLRKNSWTMPLSLIKSKRFGVKAICLPPRFHTNVALYTGVTPHRRDG from the coding sequence ATGACTTCAATCGTATTAGTAGAAGATGACCAAGAACTGGCTTGCTGGATTGCCGAATACTTACGTGCAAAACAATATCATGTCACGGTGTATCACGATGGAAAGCAAGCGTACGAGGCGCTGCACCGACACATACCAGATCTCGTTATTCTCGACGGAATGTTACCTTCGATGGATGGCCTCGACATCTGCAAACTAATACGATTGCACTCTCAAGTTCCAATTATTATGTTAACGGCTCGAGACGAAGAAATTGACGAAATTTTAGGACTGGAAATGGGCGCGGATGACTACCTCACCAAGCCCGTTCGTGGTCGATTGCTTGAAACCCGAATCAAATCACTGTTAAGACGCACAGGCCCAAGCCACCCTGAGCGCTTAGAACAAGATGTATACACTCTAGGTGAGTTAACTATTTGTAAGTCTGCCCGCACTGCTGAACTTGGCGGCACTCATTTGAAATTATCGACCAATGAGTTTGATGTCTTATGGATACTCGCACAACATGCCGGCAATGTTGTCAGTAGAGAATCATTAAGTCAGCAACTACGTGGTTTTGAGTATGACGGATTTGATAGAACTATCGATTTGCGGATTTCGCGGTTGAGAAAAAACTCATGGACGATGCCGCTGAGCCTTATAAAATCAAAACGATTTGGGGTAAAGGCTATTTGCTTGCCCCCGAGGTTTCACACTAATGTGGCGCTTTACACTGGCGTTACTCCTCATCGTCGTGATGGGTAG
- a CDS encoding DUF3019 domain-containing protein — protein MMQNILQLLLFTCAAILTHPSLAETPEQTINLVVSPKQCTALQQGDTCFLDLDVIWNMPSTSDYCLFADQQKLKCWHNVDQGAWQQALTLTEDMEIRLTSLHQQTLHTHTIRYAWVHKKNNSKAMRWRMF, from the coding sequence ATGATGCAAAACATCCTTCAATTACTTCTATTCACCTGTGCAGCGATACTGACTCATCCAAGTCTTGCTGAAACACCCGAGCAAACCATTAATCTGGTCGTTTCGCCAAAACAATGTACTGCTTTACAACAAGGTGATACGTGCTTTTTAGATTTAGATGTCATTTGGAACATGCCTTCAACGTCAGATTATTGCCTTTTTGCAGACCAACAAAAACTGAAGTGCTGGCATAATGTTGACCAAGGCGCTTGGCAGCAAGCGTTAACCCTTACCGAGGATATGGAGATACGACTTACGTCACTCCACCAACAAACACTTCATACACACACCATTCGCTATGCATGGGTACATAAAAAAAATAACAGCAAAGCCATGCGGTGGCGCATGTTCTGA
- a CDS encoding MipA/OmpV family protein produces MKTFIFTLFLFFSALSAANETQNTAHWVDAFTNKRDAGGYLSVGIAVQNQQGLYQSSGIKLKGNVHGAYYFENGFLLEFPGLSDKFESQFALGYNIANLGNWEVDALLSMAHGAIEYKAEQDGFSKEATPYWGIRAMGTIADLDAMFVVGTNSNKMDYSGGLYAAAWLAKSWNINNWNLYSSIGAQYRNDTMLDYYYGVPESANVTEPFQATGGFNYLYKLGVKKPLDEHWLMEGFFSYTHYASSIVDSPYSQNILKYNEGRSDKGSLFNLSINYVF; encoded by the coding sequence ATGAAAACGTTTATATTCACACTCTTCTTGTTTTTTAGCGCACTGAGCGCCGCGAACGAAACCCAAAATACGGCTCATTGGGTGGATGCGTTTACAAACAAACGAGATGCTGGCGGTTACTTATCTGTCGGCATTGCGGTTCAAAATCAACAAGGTCTATATCAATCTTCAGGAATTAAACTAAAAGGCAATGTACACGGGGCCTATTACTTTGAAAATGGCTTTTTACTCGAGTTTCCTGGGCTATCTGACAAGTTTGAAAGTCAATTTGCATTAGGATACAACATCGCGAATCTTGGCAACTGGGAAGTTGATGCGCTGCTTTCAATGGCTCATGGAGCCATCGAGTATAAAGCAGAACAGGATGGATTCAGTAAAGAGGCAACGCCCTATTGGGGTATCCGCGCAATGGGGACTATTGCAGACTTAGATGCGATGTTTGTGGTGGGGACAAACAGCAATAAAATGGATTACAGTGGTGGTCTTTACGCGGCTGCTTGGCTTGCAAAAAGCTGGAACATCAATAATTGGAACCTGTACTCGTCTATTGGCGCGCAGTACCGCAATGACACAATGCTTGACTACTATTATGGCGTTCCAGAATCAGCGAACGTGACAGAGCCATTTCAAGCAACCGGTGGATTTAATTACCTTTATAAACTTGGAGTCAAAAAGCCACTTGATGAGCATTGGCTAATGGAGGGCTTTTTTAGTTACACCCATTATGCATCAAGTATCGTTGACAGTCCTTATTCGCAGAATATTCTCAAATACAATGAGGGTCGAAGTGACAAAGGAAGCCTGTTTAACCTGTCTATCAACTACGTATTTTAG